The sequence GATTTCTCTCTCAATATATATATTCTCCCATCCGGCGCTTTAACCATAGCAACATGCTCTTTTCCTTTAATTATAATACCCGTCAACTGAAGTGCATTTGCCTTGAACTGCTGCAACCCTTCAAGTGTTATCTTTTCCTCTTCGCTTACAAGCTGAGTAGTTGTTTTTTCCTCCATATAAGGCGACCTGAAAGGGTCCCTTTTCCCGCGCGGGTCATAAAAATATGCTGCCTTTGATTTTTCAATTTGTTTTAAAGCCTCTTTACTTTGCTGTGCGATGTTGTCGGCAGACGAAGGAGACTGAGGCAAAGATGGATTAGAAGATTGGGCTGCTGCAGATTGAGCCGGTGATGCCGCTGCCGGCTCAGGCTTTGCCGGAGAAGGAGCCTTTGATGGTTCTGCGGCGCCAAGAATAAGAGGGAAAACAATAACTAATAGAAAACTACTCACTCCCCAAAGAGGCATACCAATGCTATCAGGATTTTTATTAAACATATCTTTTATTTTTGTGGTCATGACCTTGAAAATATCCTCAGGCTCATGGCTCCTTTTAATACAATAGTCCCTTCTTTTTGAACTGGCTCGGTAAGAGACAGATTCTCTATATTAACTATTCTCTTCATCTTCCTTATGGAATCAACAAAAAGGGAAATATCCTTATAAGCCCCTTCAACGTTAATAGCTATCTTCATCTCATTATAATACTGCCCCTGGGTAAGAGCCGCCGGAGTAAACGATTTAATCTTGATATTAAACTGTTTGGAGATATCAACAATAGAATTCAGAAGATTAGGCAGTTCTTCGGAAGGAGGCAATATCTCGGTCTGCGCCAAGTATTGCACCTGAAGCTGTGCATTTTCTTTTTTGAACTTCTCTATTTCACCTTTCATCCTGTCCAAGGTTGCAACCTTTGAAGAAAGGACATCTTTTTCTTTTGATGCTTTGTCAATGGCTTCACTTAATGGGAAATAAAACCACCATAAGTATGATATAAGAATAAGCAGTGCCGTTACTCCCAAAATGGTATATTTTTGCCATTTGGGAAGTGTAAACATGAAATCAAGTTTAAGCTCCAGAGCCATTATTTCTAACCTTTCTTCTGTTGAGTCTCATTCCCGGGAACCTGCTGGGGTACGCTTTGGGAAGGAGCTCCCTGCGGCTGAGCATTTACTTCCGCTTGTGTTCTATGAATTTTCAGATCCTTTGTTGTGCCGCTAATTTTGAATTTATAAGTAGGCCTTCCAGCCTCTGTTCCGGCCTCGGCTATAGAGGGAAAAGGTCCTATGGTAAAGAGACTTGACTCTTTCACTTTGTTGTAAAACTGTGACACATCGTAATATGACGCTGCATTGCAGCCAAAAGAGTACGATGTACCGGTAAAATCCAAAGTATCCAGCCATATCCCGCCAGGAATCAGCAAAGACAACTCATCGAGATGTTTTATAAATGTCGTTTCTGACTCAGTCACCATCAAAACAGAGTCAAGTTTTGTGGTAAGCTTTGCCTTTTCATCCTGTATGCTCGTATGAAGAGCCTCTACATCCTTCATTGAATTAACCTTCTGGGTAAGATTTTCTACCTCAGCGGTTAAGGAAGAAAGAGTCGATTGCCTTACTACATTTAGAATAAAGAGAAGAATCACCAACACAAAAACTGTGGCTAAATATATTGATAATTCAATTGTCGCCCGAGCCTGCTTTATCTCCCTCTCTATAGGGAGAAGATTTATTTTTATCACTTAACTGTCTCCCACTCTTCTCATCGCAAGTCCGATACCAACAGCGGCAAGAGGTGCAATATCAGTAAGCTTAGCTATATCTATAGCTTTGCTTATTTTTATGTTTTTGAAAGGATTAAGTATAGTGACATCAACACTTGCCCTTTCTTTTATTAACTCATCAAGACCCTTTACTTTTGCACATCCGCCGCTTAGATAGATCTTGTCAATCTGGCCTTCTCTGGCAGTATTACGGAAAAAATCCATAGACCTTATCACTTCCTGGCACAACTCCTCGGAAACAGAACTTATTATTGTCTTGATATCTTCGTAACTATAACCGTCAACAGCTTCACCTTTTTTAAGCCTTTCAGCTTCTTCAAAGTTTATCTGGAGATCTTTTTGGATTGCTTCGGTATAATTTTTCCCGCCCAGGTTTATATCGCGTACAAAGACAGGTATTTTATCCTTCATGATATTTATATTTATGCGTGACGAACCTATGTTCACCATGGCTATTATCTTGTTAGGTTCATCCTCGTAGTTTAAGAGGTAGCAGTTCTCAAGGGCAAAAGAATCAATATCAACCATTACAGGATTCAATCCTGAATTTCTAAGGATATTTGCATACTCATCTACCTGCTCTTTCTTTGCTGCTACCAGAA is a genomic window of Candidatus Schekmanbacteria bacterium containing:
- a CDS encoding PilN domain-containing protein, coding for MIKINLLPIEREIKQARATIELSIYLATVFVLVILLFILNVVRQSTLSSLTAEVENLTQKVNSMKDVEALHTSIQDEKAKLTTKLDSVLMVTESETTFIKHLDELSLLIPGGIWLDTLDFTGTSYSFGCNAASYYDVSQFYNKVKESSLFTIGPFPSIAEAGTEAGRPTYKFKISGTTKDLKIHRTQAEVNAQPQGAPSQSVPQQVPGNETQQKKG
- the pilO gene encoding type 4a pilus biogenesis protein PilO, whose amino-acid sequence is MALELKLDFMFTLPKWQKYTILGVTALLILISYLWWFYFPLSEAIDKASKEKDVLSSKVATLDRMKGEIEKFKKENAQLQVQYLAQTEILPPSEELPNLLNSIVDISKQFNIKIKSFTPAALTQGQYYNEMKIAINVEGAYKDISLFVDSIRKMKRIVNIENLSLTEPVQKEGTIVLKGAMSLRIFSRS
- a CDS encoding pilus assembly protein PilP — protein: MTTKIKDMFNKNPDSIGMPLWGVSSFLLVIVFPLILGAAEPSKAPSPAKPEPAAASPAQSAAAQSSNPSLPQSPSSADNIAQQSKEALKQIEKSKAAYFYDPRGKRDPFRSPYMEEKTTTQLVSEEEKITLEGLQQFKANALQLTGIIIKGKEHVAMVKAPDGRIYILREKSKVGPAGIVKKILKSKVIIEEEYTLKASDDFGNVTTRKEKKEIVMSLHNT
- the pilM gene encoding type IV pilus assembly protein PilM, with protein sequence MISLSKSLVGLDLGSSSIKAFMLKDSSKGFILEKFTLKPVVPDSIVDGSIMDSLSVQEAIKEVVAEMKIKGNNVATSISGHSVIVKTITTNMMTKEELKETIMVEAEQYIPFDVEEVYIDFHIIGPDPKDETLMNVLLVAAKKEQVDEYANILRNSGLNPVMVDIDSFALENCYLLNYEDEPNKIIAMVNIGSSRININIMKDKIPVFVRDINLGGKNYTEAIQKDLQINFEEAERLKKGEAVDGYSYEDIKTIISSVSEELCQEVIRSMDFFRNTAREGQIDKIYLSGGCAKVKGLDELIKERASVDVTILNPFKNIKISKAIDIAKLTDIAPLAAVGIGLAMRRVGDS